From one Tsukamurella tyrosinosolvens genomic stretch:
- a CDS encoding ABC-F family ATP-binding cassette domain-containing protein, whose translation MANLLGADALHLEYPTKTVFDSVSLGVNEGDRIGIVGRNGDGKSSLLGMLAGTREPDSGRVTRRGGVRVGVLTQTDLFDDEDTVGHAVVGDTPEHVWAGDPKVRDILAGLLTDLPWDARLGELSGGQRRRVQLAQLLAGEHDVLILDEPTNHLDVEAIEWLAGHLKTRWPANQGGLLMVTHDRWILDEVCTATWEVHDRIVEPFEGGYAAYILQRVERDRQAASIEQKRQNLARKELAWLRRGAPARTSKPKFRIDAANALISDVPEIRDKTELQSLAVSRLGKDVVDILDVGVAYGDKQVLSDIEWRVAPGERTGILGVNGAGKSTLLGLIDGSTEPTTGTVKRGKTVKVQTLTQRLDELEQHWDDPVRVVLANLATSFTVGSGSKAQELTPSQLLERLGFASAQLSTPVKDLSGGQKRRLQLLLILLDAPNVLILDEPTNDLDTDMLAAMEDLLDSWPGTLIVVSHDRYFLERVTDQQYAILERRLRHLPGGVDEYLALRRAQHGAASGSGSGGSGATAPDAPAESGLSGAELRAAQKEVTAVERRMTKLTEQVEKAKLALAEHDQGDYAGLAEEMKKISALEDELAEQELRWLELSEALE comes from the coding sequence ATGGCGAATCTTCTCGGCGCGGACGCGCTGCACCTCGAGTACCCGACCAAGACGGTCTTCGATTCGGTGTCCCTCGGCGTCAACGAGGGCGACCGGATCGGCATCGTCGGCCGCAACGGCGACGGCAAGTCGAGCCTGCTCGGCATGCTCGCCGGCACCCGCGAGCCCGACTCCGGCCGCGTGACCCGACGGGGCGGCGTCCGGGTGGGCGTGCTCACCCAGACCGACCTCTTCGACGACGAGGACACCGTCGGCCACGCCGTCGTCGGCGATACCCCCGAACACGTCTGGGCGGGCGACCCGAAGGTGCGCGACATCCTCGCCGGCCTGCTCACCGACCTACCGTGGGACGCGCGCCTGGGCGAGCTGTCGGGCGGGCAGCGCCGTCGCGTGCAGCTGGCGCAGCTCCTCGCGGGCGAGCACGACGTGCTGATCCTCGACGAGCCGACCAACCACCTCGACGTCGAGGCCATCGAGTGGCTCGCCGGCCACCTCAAGACCCGCTGGCCCGCGAACCAGGGCGGCCTGCTCATGGTGACCCACGACCGGTGGATCCTCGACGAGGTCTGCACCGCCACCTGGGAGGTGCACGACCGCATCGTCGAGCCCTTCGAGGGCGGCTACGCCGCGTACATCCTGCAGCGCGTCGAGCGGGACCGGCAGGCGGCGTCGATCGAGCAGAAGCGGCAGAACCTCGCGCGCAAGGAGCTGGCCTGGCTGCGCCGCGGCGCCCCCGCCCGCACGAGCAAGCCGAAGTTCCGGATCGACGCCGCGAACGCCCTCATCTCCGACGTCCCCGAGATCCGCGACAAGACGGAGCTGCAGTCACTCGCGGTCTCGCGGCTCGGCAAGGACGTCGTCGACATCCTCGACGTCGGCGTGGCGTACGGCGACAAGCAGGTGCTCAGCGACATCGAGTGGCGCGTCGCGCCCGGCGAGCGCACCGGCATCCTCGGCGTCAACGGCGCCGGCAAGTCGACGCTGCTCGGGCTCATCGACGGGAGCACGGAGCCGACGACCGGCACCGTCAAGCGCGGCAAGACCGTCAAGGTGCAGACGCTCACGCAGCGGCTCGACGAGCTGGAGCAGCACTGGGACGATCCCGTGCGGGTGGTGCTGGCGAACCTCGCCACGAGCTTCACCGTGGGCAGCGGATCCAAGGCGCAGGAGCTCACCCCGTCGCAGCTGTTGGAGCGGCTGGGCTTCGCGAGCGCGCAGCTCTCGACGCCGGTCAAGGACCTCTCCGGCGGGCAGAAGCGGCGGCTGCAGCTGCTGCTCATCCTGCTGGACGCGCCGAACGTGCTGATCCTCGACGAGCCGACCAACGACCTGGACACCGACATGCTGGCCGCGATGGAGGACCTCCTCGACTCGTGGCCCGGCACGCTCATCGTCGTCTCGCACGACCGGTACTTCCTCGAGCGCGTCACCGACCAGCAGTACGCCATCCTCGAGCGGCGCCTGCGCCACCTCCCCGGCGGCGTCGACGAGTACCTCGCGCTCCGGCGCGCCCAGCACGGCGCGGCTTCCGGATCCGGCTCGGGCGGCTCCGGTGCGACGGCACCCGACGCCCCCGCCGAGTCCGGGCTCAGCGGCGCCGAGCTGCGCGCGGCGCAGAAGGAGGTCACGGCTGTCGAGCGCCGGATGACCAAGCTGACGGAGCAGGTCGAGAAGGCGAAACTGGCGCTGGCCGAGCACGATCAGGGCGACTACGCGGGCCTCGCGGAGGAGATGAAGAAGATCTCCGCACTGGAGGACGAGCTGGCCGAGCAGGAACTGCGGTGGCTGGAGCTGTCCGAGGCGCTGGAGTAG
- a CDS encoding enoyl-CoA hydratase/isomerase family protein, which yields MSEIETDIITTVVGGTGHIELNRPKALNALTVDMVHAIDAALQAWESDDAVTRVLLTSASPKAYCAGGDIRAIRDQVVAGEDFTPFFRDEYDMNLRLAEFPKPVIALIDGVNMGGGVGVSIHGSHRVVSEKALIAMPEVAIGFLPDVGATHILGRLPKGFGELMGMTAARIGAGDALAVGLATHFVPSSAMPDVKAALLAGEELDGVLARFGDTAPASTLPLDEIADVFGRDSVTEILAGLATTSGAWADTAREQLSTACPTSVFVTFDLIQASRDRTLAQCLAEEAVVGARLVRRPDFVEGIRAVLIDKTRDPKFSPASMNDVEEREIEALLGA from the coding sequence GTGAGCGAGATCGAGACGGACATCATCACCACCGTGGTCGGGGGCACCGGCCACATCGAGCTGAACCGTCCGAAGGCGCTCAACGCGCTCACCGTGGACATGGTCCACGCGATCGACGCCGCGCTGCAGGCGTGGGAGTCCGACGACGCCGTGACCCGCGTGCTCCTCACCTCCGCGTCGCCCAAGGCGTACTGCGCGGGCGGCGACATCCGCGCCATCCGCGACCAGGTGGTGGCGGGGGAGGACTTCACCCCGTTCTTCCGCGACGAGTACGACATGAACCTGCGGCTCGCGGAGTTCCCCAAGCCCGTGATCGCCCTCATCGACGGCGTGAACATGGGCGGTGGCGTGGGCGTCTCGATCCACGGGTCGCACCGGGTCGTCTCCGAGAAGGCGCTCATCGCGATGCCCGAGGTCGCGATCGGCTTCCTCCCCGACGTGGGTGCCACGCACATCCTCGGCCGCCTGCCCAAGGGCTTCGGCGAGCTCATGGGCATGACCGCCGCCCGGATCGGCGCCGGCGACGCGCTCGCCGTCGGGCTCGCGACGCACTTCGTGCCGTCGTCGGCCATGCCGGACGTCAAGGCCGCCCTGCTCGCGGGGGAGGAGCTCGACGGTGTCCTCGCCCGCTTCGGCGACACCGCACCCGCCTCGACGCTGCCGCTCGACGAGATCGCGGACGTGTTCGGCCGCGACTCGGTCACCGAGATCCTCGCGGGCCTCGCCACCACGTCCGGTGCGTGGGCCGACACCGCCCGCGAGCAGCTGTCGACGGCGTGCCCCACCTCGGTGTTCGTCACCTTCGACCTGATCCAGGCTTCGCGCGACCGCACCCTGGCCCAGTGCCTCGCCGAGGAGGCTGTGGTGGGCGCCCGCCTGGTGCGCCGCCCCGACTTCGTCGAGGGCATCCGCGCGGTGCTCATCGACAAGACCCGCGACCCGAAGTTCTCACCCGCGTCGATGAACGACGTCGAGGAGCGCGAGATCGAGGCCCTCCTCGGCGCCTGA
- a CDS encoding MarR family winged helix-turn-helix transcriptional regulator, which produces MNEPDEGLGDVLNHITMLLGVVTREYGAPGALSYSRMRLLGTLEEVQPATQHELAQAMLVSDAAVSRMLTALVPEGLVTVEPDPEHARRRLVRLTEKGAAQFHASSTDYATQLEKALTARDFPYERYLRDSIALRDFLATAAGRG; this is translated from the coding sequence ATGAACGAACCCGACGAGGGCCTGGGCGACGTGCTCAACCACATCACCATGCTGCTCGGCGTCGTGACGCGTGAGTACGGAGCACCCGGCGCGCTGAGCTACAGCCGGATGCGACTCCTCGGCACCCTCGAGGAGGTGCAGCCCGCCACGCAGCACGAACTCGCGCAGGCGATGCTCGTCTCCGACGCCGCCGTCAGCCGCATGCTGACCGCCCTCGTGCCGGAGGGTCTGGTCACCGTCGAACCCGATCCCGAGCACGCCCGACGGCGCCTGGTGCGCCTGACCGAGAAGGGCGCGGCGCAGTTCCACGCGTCGAGCACCGACTACGCGACCCAGCTCGAAAAGGCCCTCACCGCACGGGACTTCCCGTACGAGCGCTACCTCCGCGACAGCATCGCGCTGCGCGACTTCCTCGCGACCGCGGCCGGCCGCGGCTGA
- a CDS encoding DUF6790 family protein, with the protein MNASTEFLIHTSTPLIFPVAAAIWAAFRSARRPGERLETWQRAMLVAAGLGAAWVGVFFLIAPDTMANEIGFPAGNPFQFEIAFTNLGFAAMAFVLVRRHREFRLAYGVGYAIFLWGAAFGHLDQWFAHGDHQPGNTGGILIVDVLVPAAIIALAIADRRRARSHGSPEAVAAAA; encoded by the coding sequence ATGAACGCATCGACGGAATTCCTCATCCACACCTCCACCCCGCTGATCTTCCCGGTCGCCGCGGCGATCTGGGCGGCGTTCCGGTCCGCCCGCCGGCCCGGCGAGCGCCTCGAGACCTGGCAGCGGGCCATGCTGGTCGCCGCCGGTCTGGGCGCCGCCTGGGTGGGTGTCTTCTTCCTCATCGCGCCGGACACGATGGCGAACGAGATCGGCTTCCCCGCGGGCAACCCCTTCCAATTCGAGATCGCCTTCACCAACCTCGGCTTCGCGGCGATGGCCTTCGTCCTGGTGCGCCGGCACCGGGAGTTCCGGCTCGCGTACGGCGTCGGATACGCGATCTTCCTGTGGGGCGCGGCGTTCGGGCATCTCGACCAGTGGTTCGCGCACGGCGATCACCAGCCCGGCAACACCGGCGGCATCCTCATCGTCGACGTCCTCGTCCCGGCAGCGATCATCGCCCTGGCGATCGCGGACCGTCGACGTGCGCGGTCGCACGGTTCGCCCGAGGCCGTCGCTGCGGCGGCCTGA
- a CDS encoding LysE family translocator, translating to MVSWTAMAGMVVTAGAMVLTPGPNMIYLVSRSISQGRTAGLISLAGTGVGFLAYLTLANVGLAVVFVAVPWLFMGFKAAGALYLGYLAWQALRPGGRGLFETADLPRDSAGKLFRMGLLTNLLNPKAAIMYLALIPQFIDPARGHTAAQGFLLGGVQITVSMLANAAIVVAAGAVAALIVRRPSWAAWQRRITGTLLGAVALLLAREVPQRARV from the coding sequence ATCGTTTCGTGGACCGCGATGGCGGGAATGGTGGTGACGGCGGGGGCGATGGTGCTCACGCCGGGGCCGAACATGATCTACCTCGTCTCGCGCAGCATCAGCCAGGGCCGCACGGCGGGCCTGATCTCGCTGGCCGGCACCGGGGTGGGCTTCCTCGCCTACCTCACCCTCGCGAACGTCGGGCTCGCCGTGGTCTTCGTCGCGGTGCCGTGGCTGTTCATGGGCTTCAAGGCGGCAGGGGCGCTGTATCTGGGCTACCTCGCGTGGCAGGCGCTGCGTCCCGGAGGGCGCGGGTTGTTCGAGACCGCCGACCTTCCGCGCGATTCCGCCGGGAAGCTCTTCCGCATGGGACTGCTCACCAACCTGCTCAACCCCAAGGCTGCGATCATGTACCTCGCGCTGATCCCGCAGTTCATCGATCCTGCTCGCGGGCACACCGCGGCGCAGGGCTTCCTCCTCGGCGGCGTGCAGATCACGGTGTCGATGCTGGCCAACGCCGCGATCGTGGTCGCGGCCGGCGCGGTGGCGGCGCTGATCGTGCGGCGCCCGTCGTGGGCCGCGTGGCAGCGCCGGATCACCGGAACCCTGCTCGGCGCCGTCGCCCTGCTCCTCGCCCGCGAGGTTCCGCAGCGCGCCCGTGTGTGA
- a CDS encoding PaaI family thioesterase, translating into MTISPDQLDAGVADGSEIMKQFVPASPFVALLGVQLEEISDGAATLLVPYRPDLTTVGTMMHGGLIAAAADIGVMVAAWAGRPVPDKLRGVTASLSLNFIAPLIEDGLRVRAHRLSTGRRTSHVRCDMFSQTGDALVASATGTYQVG; encoded by the coding sequence ATGACCATCTCGCCCGATCAGCTCGACGCCGGGGTCGCCGACGGCTCCGAGATCATGAAGCAGTTCGTGCCCGCATCGCCGTTCGTGGCGCTGCTCGGCGTGCAGCTGGAGGAGATCTCCGACGGCGCCGCGACGCTGCTCGTGCCGTACCGGCCGGATCTGACGACGGTCGGCACGATGATGCACGGCGGCCTCATCGCCGCCGCGGCGGACATCGGCGTGATGGTCGCGGCGTGGGCCGGGCGGCCCGTGCCCGACAAGCTGCGCGGCGTGACCGCCTCGCTGTCGCTGAACTTCATCGCGCCGCTGATCGAGGACGGCCTCCGGGTGCGGGCGCACCGTCTGTCCACCGGCCGGAGGACGAGCCACGTGCGGTGCGACATGTTCTCGCAGACCGGCGACGCGCTGGTCGCGAGCGCCACCGGCACCTACCAGGTGGGGTGA
- a CDS encoding TetR/AcrR family transcriptional regulator, which translates to MESLLTEPSDKRRRRTRAALLDAAHALYARPQGYRGTSVDELAAAADVALTSIYSNFPGGKADLYAVLACRVGSEHVAAMEAAVTGSAGEEAARRAFDEYLDFHRREPIAFRLLGLTDVHGEDSDTVRAARAEVRGYLAQALEAVIAAVGEPADTARSEVIQCWAGINGLLALAARGLIDTAESDRLVGEVRARCAAGLAASSRGSTAM; encoded by the coding sequence ATGGAATCGCTGCTGACGGAACCCTCCGACAAGCGCCGCCGCCGCACCCGCGCCGCGCTGCTGGACGCCGCGCACGCGCTGTACGCCCGGCCGCAGGGATACCGCGGCACCTCCGTCGACGAGCTCGCCGCCGCCGCCGACGTCGCCTTGACCAGCATCTACTCGAACTTCCCCGGCGGAAAGGCGGACCTCTACGCCGTGCTGGCCTGCCGCGTGGGGAGCGAACACGTCGCGGCGATGGAGGCGGCGGTCACCGGGAGCGCGGGGGAGGAGGCCGCGCGCAGGGCCTTCGACGAGTACCTCGACTTCCACCGACGGGAGCCGATCGCCTTCCGATTGCTGGGCCTCACGGACGTGCACGGCGAGGACTCGGACACGGTGCGCGCCGCGCGGGCGGAGGTGCGCGGCTACCTCGCGCAGGCGCTGGAGGCCGTCATCGCCGCCGTCGGCGAGCCCGCCGACACGGCCCGCAGCGAGGTGATCCAGTGCTGGGCGGGCATCAACGGGCTGCTGGCCCTCGCCGCCCGCGGCCTGATCGACACCGCCGAGTCCGACCGTCTCGTCGGCGAGGTCCGCGCCCGATGTGCGGCCGGCCTTGCCGCCTCATCGCGGGGAAGCACAGCGATGTGA
- a CDS encoding peptide chain release factor 3: protein MSSIADEVSRRRTFAIISHPDAGKSTMTEALALHARVINEAGAIHGKAGRKSTVSDWMEMEKARGISVSSTALQFNYTSSGAAEDAEPSVINLVDTPGHADFSEDTYRVLTAVDAAVMLIDAAKGLEPQTLKLFQVCRHRGIPVITVINKWDRPGRTPLELLDEISERIGLTPTPLFWPVGIAGDFRGLRDVRKDEYVHFTRTAGGAKIAPEEHLSTDAALDREGDVWAEAVEETELMTEMGQGHDQEMFLAGQTSPVIFTSAILNFGVRQLLEALVELAPAPHSRTAIDESERAVTDPFSAVVFKVQAGMDAAHRDRLAFMRIVSGEFERGMVVQHAQTGKPFATKYAMTVVGRDRETVETAYPGDVVGLVNANALAPGDTLYDGAKVQFPPIPSFAPEHFAVVRADSAGKYKQFRKGIEQLGTEGVVQLLRNDVRGDASPVMAAVGPMQFEVVVARMKTEFNVDVQVERLGYSVARRTDAASADELNRQRGVEVFERNDGALLALFSDKWRLQYIEKEHPSLSLEPLVAAAD from the coding sequence GTGAGTTCCATTGCCGACGAGGTCTCCCGCCGCCGCACCTTCGCCATCATCAGCCACCCCGACGCGGGTAAGTCGACGATGACGGAGGCCCTTGCGCTGCACGCCCGGGTGATCAACGAGGCCGGCGCCATCCACGGCAAGGCCGGCCGCAAGTCGACGGTCTCCGACTGGATGGAGATGGAGAAGGCCCGCGGCATCTCCGTCAGCTCGACCGCGCTGCAGTTCAACTACACCTCCTCCGGCGCCGCCGAGGACGCCGAGCCGTCGGTGATCAACCTCGTGGACACCCCCGGGCACGCCGACTTCTCCGAGGACACCTACCGCGTGCTGACGGCCGTCGACGCCGCGGTCATGCTCATCGACGCCGCGAAGGGCCTGGAGCCGCAGACGCTCAAGCTCTTCCAGGTGTGCCGCCACCGCGGGATCCCCGTGATCACGGTCATCAACAAATGGGACCGGCCGGGCCGCACCCCGCTGGAGCTGCTCGACGAGATCTCCGAGCGCATCGGCCTGACCCCCACTCCCCTGTTCTGGCCCGTCGGTATCGCGGGCGATTTCCGCGGCCTGCGCGACGTGCGCAAGGACGAGTACGTGCACTTCACCCGGACGGCCGGCGGCGCGAAGATCGCTCCGGAGGAGCATCTTTCGACCGACGCCGCGCTGGACCGCGAGGGCGACGTGTGGGCCGAGGCGGTCGAGGAGACCGAACTCATGACCGAGATGGGCCAGGGCCACGATCAGGAGATGTTCCTGGCGGGCCAGACCTCGCCGGTGATCTTCACCTCGGCGATCCTCAATTTCGGTGTGCGACAGCTGCTGGAGGCGCTCGTCGAGCTGGCCCCCGCCCCGCATTCGCGGACCGCTATCGACGAGTCGGAGCGCGCGGTGACCGACCCGTTCAGCGCCGTGGTCTTCAAGGTGCAGGCCGGCATGGACGCCGCGCACCGGGATCGCCTGGCGTTCATGCGGATCGTCTCCGGCGAGTTCGAGCGCGGCATGGTCGTGCAGCACGCGCAGACCGGCAAGCCCTTCGCCACCAAGTACGCGATGACGGTGGTCGGCCGCGACCGCGAGACCGTCGAGACCGCCTACCCCGGCGACGTGGTGGGCCTCGTCAACGCCAACGCGCTCGCGCCCGGCGACACGCTGTACGACGGCGCCAAGGTCCAGTTCCCGCCGATCCCCTCGTTCGCGCCGGAGCACTTCGCGGTGGTCCGCGCCGACTCCGCGGGCAAGTACAAGCAGTTCCGCAAGGGCATCGAGCAGCTCGGCACCGAGGGCGTGGTGCAGTTGCTGCGCAACGACGTCCGCGGCGACGCCTCCCCCGTCATGGCGGCCGTGGGCCCCATGCAGTTCGAGGTCGTGGTCGCCCGCATGAAGACGGAGTTCAACGTCGACGTGCAGGTCGAGCGCCTGGGCTACTCGGTGGCGCGCCGCACGGACGCGGCGAGCGCGGACGAGCTCAACCGGCAGCGCGGCGTCGAGGTCTTCGAGCGCAACGACGGTGCGCTGCTCGCCCTGTTCTCGGACAAGTGGCGGCTGCAGTACATCGAGAAGGAGCACCCCTCCCTGTCGCTCGAGCCGCTGGTGGCCGCGGCCGACTGA
- a CDS encoding GNAT family N-acetyltransferase, whose product MITFRRVTREDFPLLASWLAEPHNRRWWHHETSPEAIERDFGPSVDGEEPSLDFLGLDGAGVPFGLIQRQRWIDYADEPETTGVASLVHLGPADYGIDYLIGSPSATGQGLGTAMIAAMCEVIFTELGGERVVVSVAAGNRRSWRALERAGFVLVGRVDIPPDNPVDPPDHVVYALSRPA is encoded by the coding sequence GTGATCACCTTCCGGCGGGTCACGCGCGAGGACTTCCCACTCCTCGCGTCGTGGCTCGCCGAGCCGCACAACCGGCGCTGGTGGCACCACGAGACCTCCCCCGAGGCGATCGAGCGGGACTTCGGGCCGTCCGTCGACGGGGAGGAGCCGTCCCTCGACTTCCTCGGGCTCGACGGTGCGGGGGTCCCGTTCGGGCTCATCCAGCGGCAACGGTGGATCGACTACGCGGACGAGCCCGAGACCACGGGGGTCGCGTCGCTCGTGCACCTGGGCCCGGCCGACTACGGCATCGACTACCTGATCGGCTCGCCGTCGGCGACCGGGCAGGGCCTCGGCACGGCGATGATCGCGGCGATGTGCGAGGTGATCTTCACCGAGCTGGGCGGCGAGCGCGTGGTGGTCTCCGTCGCGGCGGGCAACCGCCGTTCCTGGCGGGCACTCGAACGCGCCGGCTTCGTCCTCGTCGGCCGCGTCGACATCCCGCCCGACAACCCCGTCGACCCGCCGGACCACGTGGTCTACGCGCTTTCGCGCCCCGCCTGA
- the pth gene encoding aminoacyl-tRNA hydrolase — translation MTDRPLIVVGLGNPGEKYAGTRHNIGFDVVDELASRARTSFSRHKKSGAEVAGARLVGRQVYLAKPQSFMNLSGQPVAALARFYSVEPTDVIAVHDELDIDFGLVRLKRGGGEGGHNGLRSLTQHLGTKDYLRVRAGIGRPPGRQDPADYVLKPFAKAEKPEVPLLVTNAADAVELLIRDGLEPAQNTVHAW, via the coding sequence ATGACCGACCGGCCACTCATCGTCGTGGGGCTGGGCAACCCCGGCGAGAAGTACGCCGGGACCCGGCACAACATCGGCTTCGACGTGGTCGACGAGCTCGCATCGCGCGCCCGCACCTCCTTCTCCCGGCACAAGAAGTCGGGGGCGGAGGTCGCGGGCGCGCGGCTCGTCGGCCGCCAGGTCTACCTGGCGAAGCCGCAATCCTTCATGAACCTCTCCGGGCAGCCCGTCGCGGCGCTCGCCCGGTTCTACTCGGTGGAACCCACCGACGTGATCGCCGTGCACGACGAGCTGGACATCGACTTCGGTCTCGTCCGGCTCAAGCGCGGCGGCGGCGAGGGCGGCCACAACGGGCTCCGCTCGCTGACCCAGCACCTGGGCACGAAGGACTACCTGCGGGTGCGTGCGGGGATCGGGCGGCCCCCGGGGCGCCAGGATCCCGCCGACTACGTGCTCAAGCCCTTCGCCAAGGCGGAGAAGCCCGAGGTGCCGCTGCTGGTCACCAACGCCGCGGACGCCGTCGAGCTGCTGATCCGCGACGGCCTCGAGCCCGCCCAGAACACGGTGCACGCCTGGTGA
- a CDS encoding 50S ribosomal protein L25/general stress protein Ctc → MSETNKLAATVRTEFGKGAARRARRDGLVPVVLYGHGTEPQHFTVVARDFAAILRKDGTNAVLNLDIDGTEQLALTKQVVVHPLRNYIEHTDLLVIKKGEKVTVSVPVVIEGEPAGGTQVAQDLNEVEVEADALNIPENIVFNVHNLEAGTQITAGQLEVPAGATVVTDADALVINITEIAAAQTDEDEAEAADEAAE, encoded by the coding sequence ATGTCCGAGACCAACAAGCTCGCCGCCACCGTCCGCACCGAGTTCGGCAAGGGCGCCGCGCGCCGTGCCCGCCGCGACGGCCTCGTGCCCGTCGTCCTCTACGGCCACGGCACCGAGCCGCAGCACTTCACCGTCGTCGCCCGCGACTTCGCCGCCATCCTGCGTAAGGACGGCACCAACGCCGTGCTCAACCTGGACATCGACGGCACGGAGCAGCTCGCGCTGACCAAGCAGGTCGTCGTGCACCCGCTGCGCAACTACATCGAGCACACCGACCTCCTCGTCATCAAGAAGGGCGAGAAGGTCACCGTGTCCGTGCCCGTCGTGATCGAGGGCGAGCCCGCCGGCGGCACCCAGGTGGCGCAGGACCTCAACGAGGTCGAGGTCGAGGCCGACGCGCTGAACATCCCCGAGAACATCGTGTTCAACGTCCACAACCTCGAGGCCGGCACCCAGATCACCGCGGGCCAGCTCGAGGTCCCCGCGGGCGCCACCGTGGTCACCGACGCCGACGCGCTGGTCATCAACATCACGGAGATCGCCGCGGCCCAGACCGATGAGGACGAGGCCGAGGCCGCCGACGAGGCTGCCGAGTAA
- a CDS encoding limonene-1,2-epoxide hydrolase family protein, which produces MNNAPLWSPQDVAERFVDALGSGDYEIAEQLLAKDVVYRRTGGRPLRGRAAIARHFRWHARTRVAMQAVLLASEQSGCAVAVTDRVTALVYGPLRLQFQVRGTFEVDGGRIVAWRDEADVRAVARAAARAVAGVVYAPARPTLPRAVI; this is translated from the coding sequence GTGAACAACGCCCCGCTGTGGTCGCCGCAGGACGTCGCGGAGCGCTTCGTCGACGCCCTGGGGAGCGGCGACTACGAGATCGCCGAGCAGTTGCTGGCGAAGGACGTCGTGTACCGGCGCACCGGCGGCCGCCCCCTGCGCGGTCGCGCCGCGATCGCACGCCACTTCCGCTGGCACGCGCGCACGCGCGTCGCGATGCAGGCGGTCCTCCTGGCCTCGGAGCAGTCCGGTTGCGCCGTGGCGGTCACCGACCGCGTCACCGCCCTCGTCTACGGCCCGCTGCGGCTCCAGTTCCAGGTCCGGGGCACCTTCGAGGTCGACGGTGGCCGCATCGTCGCCTGGCGCGACGAGGCCGACGTGCGCGCGGTCGCCCGGGCCGCGGCGCGAGCCGTCGCCGGCGTCGTCTACGCGCCCGCCCGGCCCACCCTTCCGCGCGCCGTGATCTGA
- a CDS encoding LLM class F420-dependent oxidoreductase — MTTFGELGIWRGATLVDGAFAARAEELGYGTLWLGGSPGGDLAVVDPLLEATTNLVVATGILNIWQDDARSAAAAFHRIEKLFPGRFVLGIGAGHREASADYRTPYQALVDYLDVLAAEGVPQERTVLAALGPKVLRLAADRTAGAHPYLTSPEHTRSAREILGDGVLLAPEQKIVLDEDAARGRELGRKTVDFYLRLQNYVANLRRLGFDDADLERPGSDRLVDVLAVHGDGDAVAAGVRAHLDAGADHVAVQALGDDPWPALEAVAQRLL; from the coding sequence ATGACGACGTTCGGAGAGTTGGGGATCTGGCGCGGCGCCACACTGGTCGACGGCGCCTTCGCGGCGCGGGCCGAGGAGCTGGGCTACGGCACGCTGTGGCTGGGCGGATCGCCCGGCGGCGACCTCGCGGTGGTCGATCCGCTGCTGGAGGCGACGACGAACCTCGTCGTCGCGACGGGCATTCTCAACATCTGGCAGGACGACGCCCGGTCCGCCGCCGCCGCCTTCCACCGCATCGAGAAGCTGTTCCCGGGCCGGTTCGTGCTCGGCATCGGCGCCGGGCACCGCGAGGCCTCCGCCGACTACCGGACGCCGTACCAGGCGCTCGTCGACTACCTGGACGTCCTGGCCGCGGAGGGCGTGCCGCAGGAGCGGACGGTGCTCGCCGCCCTCGGCCCCAAGGTGCTGCGCCTCGCCGCCGACCGCACCGCCGGTGCGCACCCGTACCTGACCTCGCCGGAGCACACCCGGAGCGCACGGGAGATCCTCGGCGACGGGGTCCTCCTCGCGCCCGAGCAGAAGATCGTGCTCGACGAGGACGCCGCCCGCGGCCGTGAGCTGGGCCGCAAGACCGTCGACTTCTACCTCCGCCTGCAGAACTACGTCGCCAACCTGCGGCGCCTCGGCTTCGACGACGCCGACCTCGAGCGACCCGGCAGCGACCGCCTCGTCGACGTCCTGGCCGTGCACGGCGACGGGGACGCCGTCGCCGCGGGCGTGCGCGCGCACCTCGACGCGGGCGCCGACCACGTCGCGGTGCAAGCGCTCGGCGACGATCCGTGGCCCGCGCTGGAGGCCGTCGCGCAGCGCCTTCTCTGA